The following proteins are co-located in the Mus caroli chromosome 7, CAROLI_EIJ_v1.1, whole genome shotgun sequence genome:
- the Thrsp gene encoding thyroid hormone-inducible hepatic protein, producing the protein MQVLTKRYPKNCLLTVMDRYSAVVRNMEQVVMIPSLLRDVHLSGPGGSVQDGAPDLYTYFTMLKSICVEVDHGLLPREEWQAKVAGNEASEAENDAAETEEAEEDRISEELDLEAQFHLHFCSLHHILTHLTRKAQEVTRKYQEMTGQVL; encoded by the coding sequence ATGCAAGTGCTAACGAAACGCTATCCCAAGAACTGCCTGCTGACGGTCATGGATCGGTATTCGGCGGTGGTGCGGAACATGGAGCAGGTGGTGATGATCCCCAGCCTTCTGAGGGATGTGCACCTGAGTGGGCCTGGGGGCTCGGTCCAGGACGGAGCCCCTGATCTCTATACCTACTTCACCATGCTCAAGAGCATCTGTGTAGAAGTGGACCACGGGCTGCTGCCAAGGGAGGAATGGCAGGCCAAGGTGGCTGGCAACGAAGCCAGCGAGGCTGAGAACGACGCTGCTGAAACCGAGGAGGCCGAAGAAGACAGGATCTCGGAGGAGCTGGACCTAGAAGCCCAGTTTCACCTGCACTTCTGCAGCCTCCATCACATCCTTACCCACCTGACCCGGAAAGCACAGGAGGTGACGCGGAAATACCAGGAAATGACAGGGCAGGTCCTGTAG